One genomic window of Candidatus Hydrogenedentota bacterium includes the following:
- a CDS encoding amidohydrolase family protein: protein MLVRGTLMGQAGAWDIHIAKGRIVSIRRAGRGRADWGSRHSIIAPPLFDIQVNGWGGIDLQSPTLSVEDVCRLSRGMAAHGVGYWIPTLITGPLGLMERTCRIIAQARRDPVIRRAIPGIHIEGPFISPHDGPRGAHAKDYVRKPSLRAFARLQQAAGGAICYITLAPEWNGAPAFIREATAQGVTVAIGHHDASAEQISGAIEAGARLCTHLGNGIASMIHRHFNPIWPQLADDRLAASLLADLDHLPEPVLKSFVRVKGPERTILASDCVHLAGLKPGRYALGGMAVELLPTGRICLSGTDLLAGSSCMLLQGVINAARTTDLTLEQAIACATTVPARILRIPLRFKPPRPGAKAEFIVFDIKKDPARWQAVLRGVFLDGNPV, encoded by the coding sequence ATGTTGGTTCGAGGAACGTTGATGGGCCAAGCGGGCGCGTGGGACATCCACATCGCCAAGGGACGTATTGTTTCAATCCGGCGCGCGGGCCGCGGGCGCGCCGATTGGGGTTCGCGTCATTCAATTATCGCGCCGCCGCTGTTCGATATCCAAGTCAACGGGTGGGGAGGCATTGACCTGCAGTCCCCCACGCTGTCCGTCGAGGATGTGTGCCGGTTGTCCCGCGGCATGGCCGCACACGGGGTCGGCTACTGGATTCCAACGCTGATTACCGGACCTCTCGGCCTCATGGAACGCACATGCCGGATCATTGCACAAGCGCGGCGCGACCCCGTCATTCGCCGCGCGATTCCCGGCATCCACATCGAGGGCCCGTTCATTTCCCCCCACGACGGGCCGCGCGGCGCGCATGCAAAGGATTATGTGCGCAAGCCGTCCCTGCGCGCATTCGCGCGATTGCAACAAGCAGCCGGAGGCGCCATTTGTTATATCACCCTCGCGCCCGAATGGAATGGCGCGCCGGCATTCATCCGCGAGGCAACGGCACAGGGCGTGACCGTGGCCATCGGCCATCACGACGCTTCAGCGGAACAGATTTCGGGGGCCATCGAAGCCGGCGCGCGGCTATGCACGCACTTGGGCAACGGCATCGCCTCGATGATTCACCGTCATTTCAATCCGATCTGGCCCCAATTGGCCGACGACCGGCTGGCCGCCAGTCTGCTTGCGGACCTCGACCATCTGCCCGAACCCGTCTTGAAATCATTTGTGCGCGTAAAAGGTCCCGAACGCACGATTTTGGCCTCGGATTGCGTACACCTTGCGGGCCTCAAGCCGGGCCGCTATGCACTGGGCGGCATGGCCGTGGAACTGCTGCCGACAGGCCGGATTTGCCTCAGCGGAACGGACCTGCTCGCGGGAAGTTCCTGCATGTTGCTGCAAGGCGTCATCAACGCAGCGCGCACAACCGATTTGACCCTCGAACAGGCCATCGCCTGCGCCACGACCGTGCCCGCCCGAATCCTGCGCATCCCCCTGCGATTCAAGCCGCCGCGACCGGGAGCAAAAGCCGAATTCATCGTGTTCGACATAAAGAAAGATCCGGCTCGCTGGCAGGCCGTTTTGCGGGGCGTCTTCCTCGACGGCAATCCCGTCTGA
- a CDS encoding F0F1 ATP synthase subunit epsilon, whose amino-acid sequence MAETLNLEICALDRSPLRCDAAEVSVPGTQGLFVVLPGHAPLLSTIELGVMQAVLPNGEKRSFAVSGGFVQVLDNKVLVLSQTAEAGDEIDIERAEAARDRAKKRLEHPNENTDVHRAEIALKRALNRLYAAGRSGDA is encoded by the coding sequence GTGGCGGAAACGCTGAATCTGGAAATTTGCGCGCTGGACCGATCGCCGCTGCGCTGCGACGCGGCCGAAGTTTCCGTGCCCGGCACCCAAGGTTTGTTTGTCGTGTTGCCCGGCCATGCGCCGTTGCTTTCGACCATCGAACTCGGCGTGATGCAAGCGGTGTTGCCCAACGGCGAAAAGCGATCCTTCGCGGTCAGCGGCGGATTCGTCCAGGTTCTGGACAACAAAGTCTTGGTATTGAGCCAGACTGCGGAGGCGGGCGACGAAATAGACATCGAACGCGCCGAAGCCGCACGCGATCGCGCAAAAAAGCGCCTTGAACATCCAAATGAAAACACCGACGTGCACCGCGCGGAAATCGCGTTGAAACGCGCACTCAACCGCCTTTACGCTGCGGGACGATCCGGCGACGCCTGA
- a CDS encoding glycoside hydrolase family 30 beta sandwich domain-containing protein, giving the protein MKNVCMASRIWAVSVCAMVLASHGQAEVDVWISSLDMRDCLASKPAIALKKDRGGKADDIIVDLTKTRQSILGIGSSLEHSTCYNLSQLDPATRGEAIERLLDPDKGIGMNLMRLCIGTSDFTGDPWYSYDDLPEGQTDPNLERFSIAKDHDYLLPIIKAAQAANPDLLFFASPWSPPAWMKDSGNLCGGRLLPQHHDAYARYLARFIKAYEAEGIPIHAITIQNEPGVNVTTYPSCAWTGDVQRDFIKNSLGPLFASEGIKALVWCFDHNFNNVAFPQAILRDPDAAKFVDGTAFHLYEGKPEAMGALAREFPDKHVYFTEGSTYNLGGAIQIMNYFANGARSYNAWVTVIDKKGKPNNGPHHCSPTCIVFDPVAKTLAYRFDYYMYGHFSKFVKRGARVIETVRGDPRFNHIAFLNPDGTAVLVAANNTREKRKFGVRCQGQAFQAELPPQSMATYSWIASR; this is encoded by the coding sequence ATGAAAAATGTGTGTATGGCGTCGAGAATCTGGGCGGTGTCGGTCTGCGCAATGGTGTTGGCATCCCATGGCCAGGCGGAGGTAGACGTATGGATTAGTTCCCTGGACATGCGAGATTGTCTGGCATCCAAGCCCGCCATCGCCCTCAAGAAAGATCGCGGCGGCAAGGCGGACGACATCATCGTTGATCTGACAAAAACGCGGCAGTCCATCCTGGGCATCGGCTCGTCGCTCGAGCACAGCACCTGCTACAACCTCTCCCAACTCGATCCGGCCACGCGCGGCGAGGCAATCGAGCGCCTGCTCGATCCGGACAAGGGGATAGGCATGAACCTGATGCGGCTCTGCATCGGCACGTCCGATTTCACCGGCGATCCCTGGTATTCTTACGATGACCTGCCTGAAGGACAGACCGATCCGAACCTGGAACGCTTTAGCATCGCAAAAGACCACGACTACCTGTTGCCGATCATCAAGGCGGCCCAAGCGGCCAATCCGGACCTGCTCTTCTTCGCATCGCCATGGAGTCCGCCGGCATGGATGAAGGATTCGGGAAACCTCTGCGGGGGCAGGCTCCTGCCGCAACACCACGATGCCTATGCGCGTTATCTGGCGCGATTCATAAAGGCCTATGAAGCCGAAGGCATCCCCATCCACGCCATCACGATTCAAAACGAACCCGGCGTCAACGTGACCACCTATCCTTCCTGCGCATGGACGGGCGACGTTCAGCGCGACTTCATCAAGAACAGCCTGGGGCCATTGTTTGCCTCGGAAGGCATCAAGGCGCTTGTCTGGTGTTTCGACCACAACTTCAACAATGTGGCATTTCCACAAGCCATTCTGCGCGATCCCGATGCCGCGAAATTCGTGGACGGCACGGCGTTTCATCTATACGAGGGCAAACCGGAAGCAATGGGCGCGCTCGCCCGCGAATTTCCGGACAAGCACGTCTATTTCACGGAAGGTTCGACCTACAACCTCGGCGGCGCCATCCAAATCATGAACTATTTCGCCAATGGGGCGCGCAGTTACAACGCGTGGGTGACGGTCATAGACAAGAAGGGCAAACCAAACAACGGCCCCCATCATTGCAGCCCCACCTGCATCGTATTCGATCCCGTGGCGAAAACGCTCGCCTACCGTTTCGATTACTACATGTACGGCCACTTTTCCAAGTTCGTCAAGCGCGGCGCGCGCGTCATTGAAACGGTCCGCGGCGATCCTCGCTTCAATCACATCGCATTCCTGAATCCTGACGGAACAGCCGTTCTGGTTGCGGCAAACAACACCCGGGAAAAGCGCAAGTTCGGCGTCCGTTGCCAGGGCCAGGCGTTTCAGGCCGAACTCCCGCCGCAATCCATGGCCACGTACTCTTGGATTGCGTCCCGTTGA
- a CDS encoding response regulator, with protein sequence MTKVLIVDDDVDLAELVRTKLAADGYQAFVTNTGEGAFELAKQVKPDIAILDIMLPGVTGYQICRRLRKDPELYRMAILILTALGEEPEILHGLEQGADDYLVKPFKLDRLTDKLASLVGLLESMDKRNPVTNLPGTEAIKREINHRLARGTAIAAIYIDIVGFKPYCASRGQEGMANALRFMARILSNLMRNAGIYEGFTAHMGGEHFVVLVNIEDYERFCSALMDTFDQNVQSLYSPQEVAQGHIIATDRRGNEVRCPLMALSIGVAHTQHRQFKSAKKMFEVLAQVRQMAQPNKRSIMFVDRRRTDR encoded by the coding sequence ATGACCAAGGTTCTAATAGTTGACGACGATGTGGATTTGGCGGAGCTGGTGCGCACGAAACTGGCGGCGGACGGCTACCAAGCCTTTGTGACCAACACCGGCGAGGGGGCCTTCGAACTGGCCAAGCAGGTCAAGCCCGACATCGCCATCCTCGACATCATGCTGCCCGGCGTGACGGGCTATCAGATCTGCCGCCGCCTACGCAAGGATCCCGAACTGTACCGCATGGCAATCTTGATCCTGACCGCTCTCGGCGAGGAACCGGAGATCCTCCACGGACTCGAACAGGGCGCCGACGACTATCTCGTCAAGCCGTTCAAACTGGATCGCCTCACGGACAAACTGGCATCGCTGGTCGGCCTGCTGGAATCCATGGACAAGCGAAACCCGGTTACCAATCTCCCCGGCACCGAAGCCATCAAACGGGAAATCAATCACCGGCTGGCAAGGGGCACCGCCATTGCCGCCATTTATATTGACATTGTCGGATTCAAGCCGTACTGCGCCTCGCGCGGCCAAGAAGGCATGGCCAATGCCTTGCGGTTCATGGCGAGGATTCTCTCCAACCTCATGCGCAACGCGGGCATTTACGAGGGCTTCACGGCCCACATGGGCGGCGAACATTTTGTGGTGCTGGTAAACATCGAGGATTATGAACGCTTCTGCTCGGCCCTCATGGACACATTCGATCAAAACGTGCAGTCGCTCTATTCTCCCCAGGAAGTGGCCCAAGGCCATATCATCGCCACGGACAGACGCGGCAATGAAGTGCGATGTCCGCTCATGGCGTTGTCCATCGGCGTGGCCCACACCCAGCACCGCCAGTTCAAAAGCGCCAAAAAAATGTTCGAAGTGTTAGCCCAAGTACGGCAAATGGCACAGCCCAACAAACGGAGCATCATGTTCGTGGATCGGCGCCGGACGGACCGCTAG